A window of Christiangramia forsetii KT0803 contains these coding sequences:
- a CDS encoding LysM peptidoglycan-binding domain-containing protein, whose protein sequence is MKYLFVLCFLFQIYATSANAQSYKYHTVKKGETVFSISQSYSIDEEDIYKYNPGAREGIGLNEKLVIPIDGKATSEKLETSGTPEFIEHTVKKKETLYSLSKEYNVSIDEIKKYNKQLYSKELQMGETVKIPSGSSSESVAMVTKPDSTPVATNKPQEKQITSTREHIVLPKETKYGIARKYGMTVKELQGLNPRVEVLQPGMMIRVGIDVLEDELVIITDERFRFYEVKPQETLYSLSERFGVSQDSLKQLNPALKEGLKFGMVLKVPKNNKDGKEIDDDAYTGKGEDAYTKMNLSESIDNRSTKEIVLMLPYHLDLIDTDSLGTYRNTILNERVVRISLDFYSGVLMAVDKAKSMGISTNLKVYDTRRNENEVANIINANNFNNVDAVIGPLLQKTSEAAAARLESSNIPVINPLSNRSMRGFKNLFQSNPGDELTKKAMLDYFSRNAPGKNVIIIAGGKSFQIKNELNNVLPSARNINPSNNFVSEQELAAMMTGGENWIILESENINLVSSTTSALNRLARNHDVTLLTTNKNSAYESDIVSNNHLGKLKFRYPSVDKEYDTKASEGFIEDYEERFNIEPNKYALRGYDLTMDVLLRLASAEDLYESFEKYPGYTEYYESKFHYMPNAGGGYTNDAIYILQLNEDLTISEANDL, encoded by the coding sequence ATGAAGTACCTATTTGTATTATGTTTTCTTTTTCAGATTTATGCGACTTCGGCGAATGCCCAGTCCTATAAATATCATACTGTAAAAAAAGGGGAAACGGTTTTTAGTATTTCCCAAAGTTACAGTATAGACGAGGAGGATATTTACAAATATAACCCTGGTGCCCGCGAAGGAATTGGTTTAAATGAAAAACTGGTAATTCCTATTGATGGGAAAGCTACTTCAGAAAAGTTAGAAACTTCCGGTACTCCAGAATTTATTGAACATACGGTTAAGAAAAAGGAGACACTTTACAGTTTATCCAAAGAATACAATGTAAGTATTGATGAAATAAAGAAATATAACAAGCAACTTTATTCAAAAGAATTGCAAATGGGGGAGACTGTAAAAATTCCTTCAGGAAGTTCTTCTGAATCGGTTGCTATGGTAACCAAACCAGATTCTACTCCCGTTGCAACCAATAAGCCTCAGGAAAAACAAATCACAAGTACCAGAGAACATATTGTACTTCCTAAAGAAACCAAATATGGAATTGCCAGGAAGTATGGAATGACAGTCAAAGAACTGCAGGGTTTGAATCCGAGGGTGGAAGTTCTTCAGCCGGGAATGATGATAAGAGTAGGGATAGATGTTCTTGAAGATGAGCTGGTAATTATTACCGATGAAAGATTCAGGTTCTATGAAGTAAAACCTCAGGAGACCTTATATAGTCTTTCTGAACGTTTTGGTGTAAGCCAGGATTCGTTAAAGCAACTTAACCCTGCACTCAAAGAGGGGTTAAAGTTTGGGATGGTATTAAAAGTTCCGAAGAATAATAAGGACGGTAAAGAGATAGACGATGATGCTTATACCGGAAAAGGGGAGGACGCCTATACAAAAATGAATCTTAGTGAGTCTATAGACAATCGTAGCACTAAAGAAATTGTTTTAATGTTACCGTATCATTTGGATCTAATTGATACCGATTCTTTAGGTACCTACCGAAATACAATTTTAAATGAACGGGTAGTAAGAATTTCCTTAGACTTTTATAGTGGTGTTCTCATGGCGGTAGATAAAGCAAAATCTATGGGGATTTCTACAAATTTAAAAGTTTACGATACCAGGCGAAATGAAAATGAAGTTGCAAACATTATTAATGCTAATAACTTTAATAATGTAGATGCCGTCATTGGACCCTTGCTTCAGAAAACTTCGGAAGCTGCTGCTGCTAGATTGGAAAGCAGTAATATCCCTGTGATCAATCCACTTTCTAATAGAAGTATGAGGGGGTTCAAGAATCTTTTTCAATCTAATCCTGGTGATGAACTTACGAAAAAAGCCATGTTGGATTATTTTTCCAGAAATGCTCCCGGAAAAAACGTAATTATTATTGCAGGTGGAAAATCTTTTCAGATTAAAAACGAACTGAATAATGTCCTTCCTTCCGCAAGGAATATTAATCCAAGTAATAATTTTGTTTCAGAGCAGGAATTAGCTGCGATGATGACCGGTGGTGAAAACTGGATCATTCTGGAATCAGAAAATATCAATCTGGTTAGCAGTACCACTTCAGCCTTGAACAGGTTGGCAAGAAATCACGATGTAACCTTACTTACCACTAATAAAAATAGTGCTTACGAAAGCGATATTGTCTCTAATAACCACCTTGGGAAATTAAAGTTCCGTTATCCTTCAGTAGATAAAGAGTATGATACAAAAGCTTCTGAAGGTTTTATAGAAGATTACGAGGAAAGATTTAATATAGAGCCAAATAAATATGCTTTAAGAGGCTATGATCTTACTATGGATGTACTTTTAAGACTTGCTTCTGCTGAAGATCTTTATGAGTCTTTTGAAAAATATCCCGGTTATACCGAATATTATGAAAGTAAGTTTCATTATATGCCCAACGCTGGCGGAGGTTATACAAACGATGCCATTTATATTCTGCAGTTAAATGAAGATCTAACCATATCTGAAGCAAATGACCTCTAA
- the guaA gene encoding glutamine-hydrolyzing GMP synthase yields MQNNVLILDFGSQYTQLIARRVRELNIYCEIYPYHKIPEDLSGFKAVILSGSPFSVRAEDAPHPDLSQIRGKLPILAVCYGAQYFAHFHGGKVEPSDTREYGRANLTVIKDAEPLFENIKENSQVWMSHSDSIIRLPENGVRLASTSDVLNAAYRIEGEQTFAIQFHPEVYHSTDGKQLLENFLIKIAGTKATWTPGKFVDLTVSELKEKVGDDKVVLGLSGGVDSTVAAVLLHKAIGKNLYCIFVNNGLLRKNEFESVLDQYKDMGLNVKGVDASARFLDALKGLSDPEEKRKAIGNTFIEVFDDEAHEIKDVVYLAQGTIYPDVIESVSVNGPSVTIKSHHNVGGLPDFMKLKIVEPLRMLFKDEVRRVGKELGIDKELLGRHPFPGPGLAIRILGDITEEKVRILQEVDHIFIQGLRDWMLYDKVWQAGAILLPIQSVGVMGDERTYEQVVALRAVESTDGMTADWVNLPYEFLQKTSNTIINRVKGVNRVVYDISSKPPATIEWE; encoded by the coding sequence ATGCAAAACAACGTACTCATCCTAGACTTTGGCTCGCAGTACACGCAGCTTATCGCGCGTAGAGTTAGAGAGCTGAATATTTACTGTGAAATTTATCCTTATCATAAGATCCCGGAAGATTTATCAGGTTTTAAAGCGGTAATTCTTTCCGGAAGTCCGTTTTCTGTGAGAGCTGAAGATGCACCGCATCCGGACCTTTCTCAGATTCGTGGAAAATTGCCCATTCTGGCTGTTTGTTATGGAGCTCAGTATTTTGCCCATTTTCATGGGGGAAAAGTAGAACCTTCAGATACAAGGGAATATGGTAGAGCTAATCTTACAGTTATTAAGGATGCCGAACCATTATTCGAAAACATCAAAGAAAATTCCCAGGTGTGGATGAGTCATAGTGATTCTATCATCAGATTGCCTGAAAATGGAGTGAGACTGGCAAGTACTTCAGATGTTCTGAATGCAGCCTATAGAATTGAAGGAGAACAAACTTTTGCGATACAGTTTCATCCTGAAGTTTATCATTCAACAGACGGAAAACAATTACTTGAAAATTTCCTTATAAAGATTGCAGGTACTAAAGCAACCTGGACACCTGGTAAGTTTGTAGATCTTACAGTTTCAGAATTAAAGGAGAAGGTTGGGGATGATAAAGTGGTACTTGGTTTGAGTGGTGGAGTAGATTCTACAGTTGCCGCGGTACTTCTGCATAAAGCTATCGGGAAAAACCTTTATTGCATTTTTGTAAATAACGGATTGTTGAGAAAGAATGAATTTGAGAGCGTTCTTGATCAATATAAAGATATGGGGCTTAACGTTAAAGGCGTTGATGCTTCGGCACGTTTCTTGGATGCCCTAAAAGGATTAAGTGATCCTGAAGAAAAGCGTAAAGCGATTGGAAATACTTTCATCGAAGTTTTTGATGATGAGGCGCACGAGATTAAAGATGTGGTATATTTAGCACAGGGTACTATTTATCCTGATGTGATAGAATCTGTTTCAGTAAACGGGCCTTCAGTAACTATTAAATCGCATCATAATGTGGGTGGTTTACCTGACTTTATGAAACTTAAAATTGTGGAACCTCTAAGAATGTTGTTTAAAGATGAGGTAAGACGTGTAGGAAAGGAACTTGGAATAGATAAAGAATTACTGGGCAGACATCCATTTCCGGGACCAGGACTGGCGATTAGAATTTTAGGGGATATTACAGAAGAGAAAGTAAGGATCCTTCAGGAAGTAGATCATATTTTTATTCAGGGATTAAGGGACTGGATGTTATATGATAAAGTATGGCAGGCAGGAGCAATTTTACTGCCAATTCAGTCGGTTGGAGTAATGGGAGATGAGCGAACTTATGAGCAGGTTGTAGCACTTCGAGCAGTTGAATCTACCGATGGAATGACGGCAGACTGGGTAAATTTACCTTATGAATTTTTACAGAAAACATCCAATACAATAATTAACAGGGTAAAGGGCGTTAATAGAGTGGTATATGATATTAGTTCTAAACCACCGGCAACCATAGAATGGGAATAA
- a CDS encoding SIMPL domain-containing protein — protein MKYISAIVFSLAIVIAEYFLGNSYVSRANPDGVISVTGSGSENFTSDHNVWERQFSRTSANLEQNKETVYDYLISKGIKAENLVFNSVNTGEQQENQYQNGNYAGSVFKGYLLSQSVKIESTMWTVFIM, from the coding sequence ATGAAATACATAAGTGCCATTGTTTTTTCCCTTGCTATTGTAATTGCTGAATATTTCTTAGGTAATTCTTATGTCTCCAGGGCAAATCCAGATGGAGTAATTTCAGTAACAGGATCGGGTAGTGAGAATTTCACTTCAGACCATAATGTTTGGGAGAGACAATTTTCCAGGACCAGTGCTAACCTGGAACAGAATAAAGAAACGGTCTATGACTATCTTATTTCCAAGGGAATTAAAGCTGAAAACCTTGTTTTTAATTCAGTAAATACCGGTGAACAACAAGAGAATCAATATCAAAATGGCAATTATGCAGGCAGTGTATTTAAAGGATATTTACTATCACAATCGGTAAAAATCGAATCAACTATGTGGACTGTATTTATTATGTAA
- a CDS encoding lipocalin family protein: MRKLIFILIFLIIGASCSSDDAEEPLITVDVKEGILGIWYVEWECNNRIHNWEFFNDGSFEINFMDTNNSGNYSITGKNLTIRDFNDIGTGNERYEIIVLTSDRLELDDFGDFGINYQFVRACP, encoded by the coding sequence ATGAGAAAATTAATTTTCATATTGATTTTTTTGATAATTGGAGCTTCATGTTCATCAGATGATGCTGAAGAACCTTTAATTACAGTAGATGTTAAGGAGGGTATCTTGGGAATCTGGTATGTAGAGTGGGAATGCAATAATCGCATACATAATTGGGAATTTTTTAATGATGGGTCTTTCGAGATTAATTTTATGGATACTAATAATTCTGGTAACTATTCTATTACAGGAAAAAATTTAACTATAAGGGATTTTAATGATATTGGTACCGGGAATGAACGATATGAAATAATAGTACTTACCAGCGATAGACTTGAATTAGATGATTTTGGTGATTTTGGAATTAATTATCAATTCGTTAGAGCATGCCCTTAG
- a CDS encoding pyridoxal phosphate-dependent decarboxylase family protein gives MHTIDMNLVEMTLDVMKYTIDRISNITPELGSPKKEEDLLKLVGETVTSEGIGGEKAFQLFKDVLVKATVPIDHPRHLAFVPAAPTRAAIMFDLVTSASSIHGAYWMEGAGGIFCENQAMKWLVSLTKLPKGAFGVFTSGGTAANLSALVTAREEWREQKSDHAKERALLLTSTGAHSSIKSMAKVMDADVHLIDSGDEFLSGKDLKTAIVNLSEKNRNRLFAVVATGGTTNAGIIDDLKGIADTCEEENVWLHVDCAYGGGALAANSVRHLFNGIEKADSITIDPHKWLFSPYDCGAVIYKNLELAKKAHSQKGAYLEIFKDEGAQGFNPADYQIQLTRRLRGMPLWFSLAMHGTNKYKEAIERGIELAKIAADKVEENENLELVRPASLSVVLFKRNGWSAEDYRDWTYRNHNSGFALVTPSLWKDESVVRFCFINPDTTEKDIDEILDTLQG, from the coding sequence ATGCACACTATAGATATGAATCTGGTAGAAATGACGCTAGATGTCATGAAATATACCATAGATCGTATCTCCAATATTACCCCAGAACTTGGTTCACCTAAGAAAGAAGAAGATCTTTTAAAACTTGTAGGAGAAACTGTAACTTCTGAAGGAATAGGAGGTGAAAAAGCTTTCCAGTTGTTTAAAGATGTATTGGTTAAGGCTACGGTTCCTATAGATCACCCGAGACATTTGGCATTTGTACCGGCAGCACCAACACGAGCCGCTATTATGTTTGACCTGGTGACTTCAGCTTCCAGTATTCACGGAGCATATTGGATGGAAGGAGCAGGAGGTATTTTTTGTGAAAACCAGGCAATGAAATGGCTGGTTTCATTAACGAAATTACCCAAAGGGGCTTTCGGAGTTTTTACCAGTGGAGGTACGGCTGCGAATCTTTCAGCATTGGTAACGGCAAGAGAGGAATGGCGAGAACAAAAATCTGATCACGCAAAAGAGCGTGCGCTGTTGCTAACTTCTACAGGAGCCCATAGCTCCATAAAATCTATGGCTAAGGTTATGGATGCCGATGTTCATTTAATAGATTCGGGAGACGAGTTTCTTTCTGGAAAAGATTTGAAAACTGCGATTGTTAATCTTAGTGAAAAGAATAGAAACAGGCTGTTTGCGGTGGTCGCTACCGGAGGAACAACCAACGCAGGGATCATTGACGACCTAAAGGGAATAGCAGATACTTGTGAAGAGGAAAATGTATGGTTACATGTAGATTGTGCTTATGGGGGTGGAGCTTTGGCTGCGAATTCTGTTCGGCATTTATTTAATGGAATAGAAAAAGCTGATAGCATTACGATAGATCCTCATAAATGGCTTTTCTCCCCTTATGATTGTGGAGCAGTAATTTATAAAAACCTGGAACTTGCTAAAAAAGCACATTCTCAAAAAGGTGCTTACCTGGAAATTTTTAAAGATGAAGGAGCCCAGGGCTTTAATCCTGCCGATTATCAAATACAACTTACTCGACGACTTAGGGGAATGCCACTTTGGTTTTCTCTGGCCATGCATGGGACTAATAAATATAAAGAAGCAATTGAACGTGGAATTGAATTAGCTAAAATTGCGGCTGATAAGGTTGAAGAAAATGAGAATCTTGAGCTTGTAAGACCTGCAAGTTTATCTGTGGTACTTTTTAAAAGAAATGGGTGGAGTGCAGAAGATTATAGGGACTGGACCTACAGAAACCATAATTCAGGTTTTGCCCTTGTGACCCCTTCTCTCTGGAAAGACGAAAGTGTGGTTCGTTTCTGTTTTATCAATCCTGATACTACCGAGAAGGATATTGATGAGATATTGGACACACTACAAGGTTAA
- the bshC gene encoding bacillithiol biosynthesis cysteine-adding enzyme BshC, whose protein sequence is MPTNCISYPETNYFTPLILDYLSEKKELSNFYHRFPEIENFGAQITEKKKSYDHTIRKDLIQVLNDQYSKLTVSENTRANIDALESKNTFTVVTGHQLNLFTGPLYFLYKIISTINLTKKLKEKYPENNFVPIYWMATEDHDFEEINFFNLNGKKFKWNNADDRAGKTAVGGLSTEGLDEVFKLFSAEIGGGENAEFLKSTFEKGYLEHDTLSDATRFIANEIFGKYGLVIVAAGDKRLKKHFIPNVGSELVEHSSHKQTTETLQKINSLGYNIQVNPRDINLFYLTDEIRERIIERDGNYFVHETEISWTKEEILQELKDHPERFSPNVMTRPLYQEVILPNLCYIGGGGELAYWLELKSYFEAENVTFPMLLLRNSAMLQTGKQNDKREKLKISIQELFLKQHELINRKVRKISDIDIDFSGQKEHLVEQFQHMYDLAEKTDESFIGAVKAQEVKQLKGLDHLEKRLLKAQKRKLKDEVERIAELQNDLFPNRSLQERQTNFSEFYVEYGEELINKLMEELDPLESNFKILTFGRE, encoded by the coding sequence ATGCCAACCAATTGTATTTCGTATCCCGAAACCAATTATTTCACTCCACTTATTCTTGATTATTTATCTGAAAAAAAAGAATTAAGTAATTTTTATCATCGCTTTCCGGAAATTGAAAATTTTGGAGCGCAGATTACTGAGAAAAAGAAAAGCTACGATCATACTATCAGAAAAGACTTAATTCAGGTTTTAAATGATCAGTATTCAAAACTGACAGTTTCAGAAAATACCCGGGCAAATATTGATGCCTTAGAATCTAAAAACACTTTTACTGTAGTTACCGGGCATCAGTTAAACCTTTTCACCGGGCCTTTGTATTTTCTATACAAGATTATTTCTACAATTAATCTTACTAAAAAATTAAAAGAAAAGTACCCGGAGAATAACTTTGTGCCTATTTACTGGATGGCGACCGAAGATCATGATTTTGAAGAAATCAACTTTTTTAATCTGAATGGAAAGAAATTCAAGTGGAATAATGCCGATGATCGAGCCGGAAAAACTGCAGTTGGAGGACTTTCTACGGAAGGACTTGATGAAGTATTTAAGCTTTTTTCTGCAGAAATTGGCGGTGGCGAGAATGCTGAATTCCTAAAGTCAACCTTTGAAAAGGGATATTTAGAACACGATACTCTTTCCGATGCAACGCGTTTTATAGCCAATGAAATTTTTGGAAAATATGGGTTAGTAATTGTTGCGGCCGGTGATAAGCGATTAAAAAAGCATTTTATTCCGAATGTCGGGAGCGAGCTTGTTGAGCATAGTTCCCATAAACAAACTACCGAAACGCTTCAAAAAATAAATTCCCTGGGATATAATATCCAGGTGAATCCAAGGGATATAAACCTGTTTTACCTTACCGATGAAATTCGTGAAAGAATTATTGAACGTGATGGAAATTATTTTGTTCACGAGACAGAAATTTCATGGACGAAAGAGGAAATTCTTCAGGAATTAAAGGACCATCCAGAACGATTTAGTCCGAATGTAATGACGAGGCCTTTGTATCAGGAAGTGATTCTGCCTAATCTTTGTTATATCGGTGGAGGTGGAGAGCTGGCCTATTGGCTGGAATTAAAGTCTTATTTTGAAGCTGAAAATGTGACTTTTCCTATGTTATTGCTACGGAATTCCGCAATGCTACAAACTGGAAAGCAGAATGATAAACGGGAAAAACTGAAAATTTCAATTCAGGAATTATTTCTTAAACAGCATGAACTAATCAATAGAAAAGTTCGTAAAATTTCAGATATCGATATAGATTTTTCCGGCCAAAAAGAGCATTTGGTAGAGCAGTTTCAGCATATGTATGACCTGGCAGAAAAGACCGATGAATCATTTATTGGTGCGGTAAAAGCTCAGGAAGTAAAACAGTTGAAAGGTTTAGATCATCTTGAAAAAAGATTATTAAAGGCTCAAAAGCGAAAACTGAAAGATGAAGTTGAACGAATTGCTGAACTTCAGAATGACCTTTTTCCGAACAGGAGTCTGCAGGAAAGACAAACCAATTTCTCTGAATTTTACGTGGAATATGGAGAGGAATTGATAAATAAATTAATGGAAGAATTAGATCCGCTAGAATCCAACTTTAAAATTTTGACTTTTGGAAGAGAATAA
- a CDS encoding M14 family metallopeptidase yields the protein MKNHLYLFSFLFLSFASINAQEIKSPSEFLGYELGSQFSRHAAVVDYFNHVAENSEFVEYHTYGKTNERRPLTYAVISSKENMANLEQIKKNHLKNAGIGNTTQDSDIAIAWLSYNVHGNEASSTEAAMKTIYSLITEKKDWLKNTVIIMDPCVNPDGRDRYANWYNQVKAEPYNTSQEAAEHHEPWPGGRPNHYLFDLNRDWAWATQVETQQRLKVYNQWLPHIHVDFHEQGINDPYYFAPAAEPFHEVITPFQRDFQTKIGKNHAKYFDEEGWLYFTGERFDLLYPSYGDTYPTYMGAIGMTYEQAGHGRAGLGIKTDEGYVLTLKDRLEHHYTTGLSTIEVASKNASELNEQFQNYFSNDDFKYKSYALNGNADKLETLKKLLDRHEIEYSYSNSGKINGYSFINGENGSLNSNENTLLVSTNQPKAKMVKVLFEPKTKLMDSLTYDITAWSLPYAYGLDAVASNKIISGSEKSNNNNIQNSPNTDGAGYVSKWNSMKDAQFLADLIKNDIKVRFSEVSFESNGQQFVPGSLIITKSDNLKTENFDTKVIEIANDHKRQLLTAETSFAGSGPDFGSSEIKIINEQKIALLKGNEVSSLNFGEIWYFFEQDLNYPVTPLNTDYFNRVNLEGFDVLIIPEGRYHDFMDEDTLKKITSWVKDGGKLIAIGSAVGSFTDKEGFGIEENSTAKKDSTTTEANLIPYAERERESIKNLITGSIIKTRVDNTHPMAFGYDDQYFTLKLSSDSYSLLNSGYNVSYIQEPEVVSGFAGSEAIKNLKNSLVFGEVPMGQGSVIYMVDNPLFRAFWENGKLFFANTLFFTNNTGYKY from the coding sequence ATGAAAAATCACCTTTACCTATTTAGCTTTCTATTTTTAAGTTTCGCCTCAATTAATGCACAGGAAATCAAAAGTCCTTCAGAGTTTCTGGGCTATGAATTGGGAAGTCAGTTTTCACGTCATGCCGCTGTGGTAGATTACTTTAATCATGTTGCTGAAAATTCTGAGTTTGTTGAATATCATACTTATGGAAAAACCAATGAACGAAGACCCCTTACGTATGCTGTTATTTCTTCAAAAGAAAATATGGCCAATCTCGAACAAATAAAAAAGAATCATCTGAAAAATGCCGGAATTGGTAATACAACTCAAGATTCAGATATCGCGATTGCTTGGTTAAGTTATAATGTTCATGGGAATGAAGCTTCCAGTACCGAAGCTGCTATGAAAACTATTTATAGCCTTATTACAGAAAAAAAAGATTGGTTAAAAAACACAGTGATCATTATGGATCCCTGCGTGAATCCAGACGGAAGGGACAGGTATGCAAACTGGTATAACCAGGTAAAAGCCGAACCTTACAACACTTCTCAGGAAGCAGCAGAACATCATGAGCCATGGCCGGGAGGAAGACCCAATCATTATCTTTTTGATCTGAATCGTGACTGGGCCTGGGCCACACAGGTTGAAACCCAGCAAAGATTGAAAGTATATAATCAATGGTTACCCCATATTCACGTAGATTTTCATGAGCAGGGAATTAACGATCCTTATTATTTTGCTCCGGCAGCCGAGCCATTTCATGAAGTGATCACTCCTTTTCAAAGGGATTTCCAAACGAAAATTGGAAAAAATCATGCGAAATATTTTGATGAAGAAGGCTGGCTTTATTTTACCGGGGAGCGTTTTGATCTCCTTTACCCTAGTTATGGCGATACGTATCCAACCTACATGGGAGCTATCGGAATGACCTATGAGCAGGCCGGTCATGGCCGTGCCGGTTTAGGGATAAAAACCGATGAAGGCTATGTGCTTACTTTAAAAGATCGTTTAGAGCACCACTATACTACCGGACTTTCCACGATTGAAGTAGCTTCTAAAAATGCTTCAGAATTAAATGAGCAATTTCAGAATTATTTCAGCAATGATGATTTTAAATATAAAAGCTATGCACTAAACGGAAACGCCGATAAACTGGAAACTTTAAAGAAATTACTAGACAGACACGAAATAGAGTATTCTTACTCAAATTCAGGGAAAATAAATGGCTATAGTTTTATAAATGGTGAAAATGGGAGTTTAAACAGCAATGAAAATACGCTGTTGGTTTCTACGAATCAGCCAAAGGCTAAGATGGTAAAAGTACTGTTTGAGCCTAAAACTAAATTAATGGACTCGCTAACTTATGATATTACTGCCTGGAGTTTGCCTTACGCCTATGGATTGGATGCAGTTGCCAGCAATAAGATCATTTCCGGTTCAGAAAAATCGAATAACAATAATATTCAGAATAGTCCAAATACTGATGGAGCCGGATATGTTTCAAAGTGGAATAGCATGAAGGATGCTCAATTCCTCGCAGATCTTATTAAGAATGACATTAAGGTCCGCTTTAGTGAAGTTTCTTTTGAAAGTAACGGACAACAATTCGTTCCAGGAAGTCTAATCATTACTAAAAGTGACAACCTTAAAACTGAAAATTTCGACACGAAAGTTATCGAGATTGCCAACGATCATAAACGTCAGCTTTTAACGGCAGAAACAAGTTTTGCGGGTAGCGGTCCCGATTTTGGATCTTCTGAAATCAAGATCATCAACGAGCAAAAAATTGCTCTTTTAAAAGGTAATGAAGTCTCTTCGCTTAATTTTGGAGAAATCTGGTATTTCTTTGAGCAGGATTTAAATTACCCCGTAACCCCGTTAAACACAGATTACTTTAACAGGGTAAATCTTGAAGGATTTGATGTTTTAATTATTCCTGAAGGTCGATATCATGATTTTATGGATGAGGATACATTAAAAAAGATCACTTCCTGGGTAAAAGACGGCGGAAAACTGATTGCTATAGGCAGCGCGGTTGGTAGTTTCACTGATAAGGAAGGCTTCGGAATTGAAGAGAATAGCACGGCTAAAAAAGATTCTACTACCACAGAAGCCAATCTTATTCCTTATGCTGAAAGAGAGCGCGAAAGCATCAAAAATCTGATTACGGGAAGTATCATTAAGACCAGGGTAGATAATACGCATCCCATGGCATTTGGGTACGATGACCAGTATTTTACACTAAAATTAAGTAGTGACAGCTATTCCTTATTAAATAGTGGCTACAATGTTTCCTATATTCAGGAACCTGAAGTAGTCTCAGGTTTTGCCGGAAGTGAGGCAATTAAAAACCTAAAAAATTCACTGGTATTTGGTGAAGTACCAATGGGACAAGGAAGTGTGATCTATATGGTAGATAACCCCCTTTTTCGAGCATTTTGGGAGAATGGAAAGCTTTTCTTTGCCAATACTCTATTCTTTACTAATAATACAGGTTACAAATATTAG